The Juglans regia cultivar Chandler chromosome 2, Walnut 2.0, whole genome shotgun sequence genome includes a window with the following:
- the LOC108985863 gene encoding uncharacterized protein LOC108985863 isoform X1, whose amino-acid sequence MSSSQLAPQPPPFIVDGTDSPSQAPSVHPLAPPRSLPSPVTPSFSHGSPPPRSAAKSPSLRHSLSSMPSTQHPQPQRLSQPLQATLAQHFSHVFGLRVGVNLALAIALHNIPEVPAHIGRLIADKQFYAAVPCSILRFCDLAYMLSADMHKGLSGQPLTLKLKTSSFEVRTRATTLQQFICSSDDILKYASNLVKDELDSDELF is encoded by the exons ATGTCGTCGTCGCAACTCGCACCCCAGCCACCGCCGTTCATTGTTGACGGCACTGACAGCCCCTCCCAGGCTCCCTCCGTTCATCCCCTAGCTCCCCCACGATCTCTCCCTTCCCCCGTaactccctctttctctcacggGTCTCCACCACCCAGATCCGCCGCCAAAAGCCCATCTCTCCGCCACTCCCTTTCTTCTATGCCGAGCACTCAACACCCCCAACCCCAACGCCTTTCTCAACCCCTCCAAGCAACCCTTGCTCAGCATTTTTCCCACGTATTT GGTCTTCGTGTTGGTGTCAATTTGGCCTTGGCCATTGCCCTGCACAACATTCCAGAG GTTCCAGCTCATATTGGAAGGCTAATTGCTGACAAGCAGTTTTATGCTGCAGTTCCATGTTCTATACTGAGGTTCT GTGATCTTGCATATATGTTATCTGCTGACATGCATAAAGGTCTTTCAGGGCAACCGTTGACTCTAAAACTGAAAACATCATCATTTGAG GTTAGAACCAGAGCTACGACTTTACAACAGTTTATTTGCTCAAGCgatgatattttgaaatatgcTTCAAATCTGGTAAAAGATGAACTTGATAGTGATGAATTGTTTTGA
- the LOC108985863 gene encoding proline-rich receptor-like protein kinase PERK2 isoform X2, protein MSSSQLAPQPPPFIVDGTDSPSQAPSVHPLAPPRSLPSPVTPSFSHGSPPPRSAAKSPSLRHSLSSMPSTQHPQPQRLSQPLQATLAQHFSHVFGLRVGVNLALAIALHNIPEVPAHIGRLIADKQFYAAVPCSILRFCWAQVINELKFLWAASMLMLYVFGKWSRPYFTKNYVILHICYLLTCIKVFQGNR, encoded by the exons ATGTCGTCGTCGCAACTCGCACCCCAGCCACCGCCGTTCATTGTTGACGGCACTGACAGCCCCTCCCAGGCTCCCTCCGTTCATCCCCTAGCTCCCCCACGATCTCTCCCTTCCCCCGTaactccctctttctctcacggGTCTCCACCACCCAGATCCGCCGCCAAAAGCCCATCTCTCCGCCACTCCCTTTCTTCTATGCCGAGCACTCAACACCCCCAACCCCAACGCCTTTCTCAACCCCTCCAAGCAACCCTTGCTCAGCATTTTTCCCACGTATTT GGTCTTCGTGTTGGTGTCAATTTGGCCTTGGCCATTGCCCTGCACAACATTCCAGAG GTTCCAGCTCATATTGGAAGGCTAATTGCTGACAAGCAGTTTTATGCTGCAGTTCCATGTTCTATACTGAGGTTCT GTTGGGCTCAAgtgataaatgaattaaaattccTTTGGGCAGCAAGTATGCTCATGCTGTATGTTTTTGGTAAGTGGTCAAGGCCTTACTTCACCAAAAATTAT GTGATCTTGCATATATGTTATCTGCTGACATGCATAAAGGTCTTTCAGGGCAACCGTTGA
- the LOC108985863 gene encoding proline-rich receptor-like protein kinase PERK2 isoform X3, translated as MSSSQLAPQPPPFIVDGTDSPSQAPSVHPLAPPRSLPSPVTPSFSHGSPPPRSAAKSPSLRHSLSSMPSTQHPQPQRLSQPLQATLAQHFSHVFGLRVGVNLALAIALHNIPEVPAHIGRLIADKQFYAAVPCSILRTRATTLQQFICSSDDILKYASNLVKDELDSDELF; from the exons ATGTCGTCGTCGCAACTCGCACCCCAGCCACCGCCGTTCATTGTTGACGGCACTGACAGCCCCTCCCAGGCTCCCTCCGTTCATCCCCTAGCTCCCCCACGATCTCTCCCTTCCCCCGTaactccctctttctctcacggGTCTCCACCACCCAGATCCGCCGCCAAAAGCCCATCTCTCCGCCACTCCCTTTCTTCTATGCCGAGCACTCAACACCCCCAACCCCAACGCCTTTCTCAACCCCTCCAAGCAACCCTTGCTCAGCATTTTTCCCACGTATTT GGTCTTCGTGTTGGTGTCAATTTGGCCTTGGCCATTGCCCTGCACAACATTCCAGAG GTTCCAGCTCATATTGGAAGGCTAATTGCTGACAAGCAGTTTTATGCTGCAGTTCCATGTTCTATACTGAG AACCAGAGCTACGACTTTACAACAGTTTATTTGCTCAAGCgatgatattttgaaatatgcTTCAAATCTGGTAAAAGATGAACTTGATAGTGATGAATTGTTTTGA